The genomic window CGGTCTTCGGCATCAGGCCACATGACGTTGCCTGACCAGCGTCACATGTTCCCTGATGCCATCGGCAAGCGCGTATTCCGGTTGCCAGCCGATATCCGCGCGCGCCTTGCTGTCATCATAGGAAGAGGCGTAGGGCTGGGTTGTCCGGGCACTTTCTTCGAAGGTTACACGCGCTTCCGGGAAGATCTGCATGGCAAGCGTCATCGCCTCCCGGATACTGTGGACGCTCCCCATGATGTTATAGCTGATTTCGGGCTGCTCCTCCCGCTCAAGGAGCAGCATCAGCGCCTTGACCGCGTCCCTGACATAGAGCCAGTCGCCGCGCTCCTCGGGGTTGGAAATGACAAGCGGCTCGTTTCTGGCGATCCTGTCGAGCAACAGCGACGAATATTCGGCCGTGATGCCGGTGCTCCTGCCCGGCCCGTACACCCACGGGAAACGGACAGCGCCGCAGCTCAGCCCATGGACCCGGCGATACCATTCAATCAGGTGCTCGCAAGCCAGCTTGGTCTGTCCGTAGACGGTGCGCGGCAGCCGCTCGGCGTCGTTGCGCACCGGTTCCTGCAGGCCC from Martelella sp. NC20 includes these protein-coding regions:
- a CDS encoding NAD-dependent epimerase/dehydratase family protein, with protein sequence MTVLVTGATGFIGSYLIPVLLERGYDVAATDRMPAPEWIAKLSNVFYVQTDLGREADIQKLMGIVRPEKIVHLASVLAGPCEADPLLGYRVNFMSTATLLDAGLAYGLKRFVMTSAGSVFGQGLQEPVRNDAERLPRTVYGQTKLACEHLIEWYRRVHGLSCGAVRFPWVYGPGRSTGITAEYSSLLLDRIARNEPLVISNPEERGDWLYVRDAVKALMLLLEREEQPEISYNIMGSVHSIREAMTLAMQIFPEARVTFEESARTTQPYASSYDDSKARADIGWQPEYALADGIREHVTLVRQRHVA